A single region of the Brachypodium distachyon strain Bd21 chromosome 3, Brachypodium_distachyon_v3.0, whole genome shotgun sequence genome encodes:
- the LOC100836780 gene encoding uncharacterized protein LOC100836780: MLPAALLSPTRCLLGSPLRCHAPTQQPAVSRGLLLRDAGSPVVKRLPAGDWLLWYQSGARFALSTSPDGLRWSPPVEPDPLLPSTDWWVFDTAVVRPADVLVISGPDASSRRFPSSAVYWLYYTGSNDVRLASPSPAADVVALPGLAISQDGRHWARIEGDHHTGALLGVGEDYPQGWEKRCAAAPKVVLHADGDLRMYYHSFDEMSQRYAIGVARSRDGIRWIRVGKVLEGGGPGSFDEGGVRQGHVVRDRAARRYIMVYEGLDRDGRMSIGMAVSEDGLKGWRRCSELPVLHPSQEDDGWDVAGVGSPCLVQMDGVYDWRLYYMGVGRDGEAAIGMAHSEGQGLPRFEKCDAVLM; encoded by the coding sequence CGTCTCGcgtggcctcctcctccgcgacgCCGGCTCCCCCGTTGTCAAGCGCCTCCCCGCCGGCGACTGGCTCCTCTGGTACCAATCCGGCGCGCGCTTCGCTCTCTCCACCTCCCCCGACGGCCTGCGCTGGAGCCCGCCCGTCGAACCCGACCCCTTGCTGCCCTCCACGGACTGGTGGGTCTTCGACACCGCCGTCGTACGTCCCGCCGACGTCCTCGTCATCTCCGGCCCCGACGCATCATCCCGCCGCTTCCCGTCCTCCGCCGTGTATTGGCTCTACTACACCGGCTCCAACGACGTCCGCCTCGCGTCTCCGTCCCCTGCCGCGGACGTCGTCGCGCTGCCCGGCCTTGCCATTAGCCAGGACGGCCGCCACTGGGCGCGCATCGAGGGGGACCACCATACCGGCGCGCTTCTCGGCGTCGGGGAGGATTACCCTCAAGGGTGGGAGAAACGCTGCGCCGCGGCTCCCAAGGTGGTGCTGCACGCGGACGGGGATCTCCGGATGTACTACCACTCGTTTGATGAAATGTCGCAGAGATACGCGATCGGGGTTGCGAGGTCCAGGGACGGTATCCGGTGGATCCGGGTGGGGAAGGTGCTCGAGGGAGGCGGACCAGGGTCGTTCGACGAAGGCGGAGTGCGGCAGGGGCATGTTGTCCGCGACCGTGCTGCTCGGCGGTACATCATGGTGTACGAGGGTTTGGATAGAGATGGGCGGATGAGCATTGGGATGGCTGTGTCAGAGGACGGGCTGAAGGGGTGGAGGCGGTGTAGTGAGTTGCCAGTGTTGCACCCATCGCAGGAAGATGATGGGTGGGATGTCGCTGGGGTTGGCTCCCCATGCTTGGTGCAAATGGACGGCGTGTATGATTGGAGACTGTATTACATGGGCGTAGGGAGGGATGGCGAGGCTGCAATTGGGATGGCGCATTCAGAGGGTCAGGGTCTTCCGAGGTTTGAGAAGTGTGATGCTGTTCTCATGTAA
- the LOC100829213 gene encoding transcription factor MYB106 isoform X2: MGRSPCCDKIGLKKGPWTSEEDEKLLAYIEEHGHGSWRALPSKAGLQRCGKSCRLRWTNYLRPDIKRGKFSLQEEQTIIQLHALLGNRNINARSVLSSQACFLGLCRWSAIATHLPRRTDNEIKNCWNTHLKKRLAKMGIDPVTHKATNGALIGTADIKSAKAAASLSHMAQWESARLEAEGRLAQESKMRTSASTQTSLHPQPMNPSASAASPCLDVLHAWQGAEIDLESPTSTLTFTGSNSGMLPIQVTTSLGISKSNSTMWQQTCDELEGEESEWKFLSKQQLQGLEGKERGEDIIGSEQPWFTGMVGVGAGFTDMLLDGSSVHGTSECWGESSNGHAEHSNQVSGDGESKTYWSGILGMVNSELPSQPPPLL; the protein is encoded by the exons ATGGGGCGATCACCATGTTGTGACAAGATTGGCCTAAAGAAAGGTCCGTGGAcgtcggaggaggacgagaagCTACTTGCTTACATCGAGGAGCATGGGCATGGGAGCTGGCGTGCATTGCCTTCCAAGGCCG GTCTGCAGAGATGTGGCAAGAGTTGCAGATTGAGATGGACAAACTACCTGAGGCCGGACATCAAAAGAGGCAAGTTCAGCTTGCAGGAAGAGCAGACCATCATCCAGCTCCATGCTCTTCTTGGCAACAG GAATATTAATGCAAGAAGTGTCCTCAGCTCACAAGCTTGCTTCCTGGGACTGTGCAGGTGGTCTGCCATAGCAACACATCTGCCGAGGCGCACCGACAATGAGATCAAGAACTGTTGGAACACCCACCTCAAGAAGAGGCTGGCCAAGATGGGGATCGACCCTGTCACCCACAAAGCCACCAATGGAGCTCTCATAGGCACCGCAGACATCAAATCAGCCAAGGCCGCAGCCAGTCTCAGCCACATGGCCCAATGGGAGAGTGCCCGCCTTGAAGCTGAGGGACGCCTGGCTCAAGAATCCAAGATGCGCACTTCAGCTTCTACACAAACTTCACTCCATCCGCAACCAATGAACCCGTCTGCCTCAGCTGCTTCCCCATGCCTCGATgtgttgcatgcatggcagGGTGCAGAGATAGACTTGGAGTCACCCACCTCCACGCTAACGTTCACAGGAAGTAACAGTGGTATGCTACCAATCCAAGTGACCACCAGCCTAGGGATATCCAAAAGCAACTCCACGATGTGGCAGCAGACATGCGATGAGCTGGAGGGCGAAGAAAGCGAGTGGAAGTTCCTCAGCAAGCAGCAACTGCAAGGACTGGAAGGCAAGGAGAGGGGAGAAGACATCATTGGCTCCGAGCAGCCATGGTTCACAGGGATGGTCGGTGTGGGAGCTGGCTTCACAGATATGCTGCTTGATGGATCCAGCGTGCATGGTACATCAGAATGCTGGGGTGAATCTAGCAATGGCCATGCTGAGCACAGCAACCAGGTCTCCGGAGATGGAGAGAGCAAGACCTACTGGAGCGGCATCCTCGGCATGGTGAACTCGGAACTGCCATCGCAGCCACCACCATTGCTCTAA
- the LOC100829213 gene encoding transcription factor MYB106 isoform X1 — MGRSPCCDKIGLKKGPWTSEEDEKLLAYIEEHGHGSWRALPSKAGLQRCGKSCRLRWTNYLRPDIKRGKFSLQEEQTIIQLHALLGNRWSAIATHLPRRTDNEIKNCWNTHLKKRLAKMGIDPVTHKATNGALIGTADIKSAKAAASLSHMAQWESARLEAEGRLAQESKMRTSASTQTSLHPQPMNPSASAASPCLDVLHAWQGAEIDLESPTSTLTFTGSNSGMLPIQVTTSLGISKSNSTMWQQTCDELEGEESEWKFLSKQQLQGLEGKERGEDIIGSEQPWFTGMVGVGAGFTDMLLDGSSVHGTSECWGESSNGHAEHSNQVSGDGESKTYWSGILGMVNSELPSQPPPLL, encoded by the exons ATGGGGCGATCACCATGTTGTGACAAGATTGGCCTAAAGAAAGGTCCGTGGAcgtcggaggaggacgagaagCTACTTGCTTACATCGAGGAGCATGGGCATGGGAGCTGGCGTGCATTGCCTTCCAAGGCCG GTCTGCAGAGATGTGGCAAGAGTTGCAGATTGAGATGGACAAACTACCTGAGGCCGGACATCAAAAGAGGCAAGTTCAGCTTGCAGGAAGAGCAGACCATCATCCAGCTCCATGCTCTTCTTGGCAACAG GTGGTCTGCCATAGCAACACATCTGCCGAGGCGCACCGACAATGAGATCAAGAACTGTTGGAACACCCACCTCAAGAAGAGGCTGGCCAAGATGGGGATCGACCCTGTCACCCACAAAGCCACCAATGGAGCTCTCATAGGCACCGCAGACATCAAATCAGCCAAGGCCGCAGCCAGTCTCAGCCACATGGCCCAATGGGAGAGTGCCCGCCTTGAAGCTGAGGGACGCCTGGCTCAAGAATCCAAGATGCGCACTTCAGCTTCTACACAAACTTCACTCCATCCGCAACCAATGAACCCGTCTGCCTCAGCTGCTTCCCCATGCCTCGATgtgttgcatgcatggcagGGTGCAGAGATAGACTTGGAGTCACCCACCTCCACGCTAACGTTCACAGGAAGTAACAGTGGTATGCTACCAATCCAAGTGACCACCAGCCTAGGGATATCCAAAAGCAACTCCACGATGTGGCAGCAGACATGCGATGAGCTGGAGGGCGAAGAAAGCGAGTGGAAGTTCCTCAGCAAGCAGCAACTGCAAGGACTGGAAGGCAAGGAGAGGGGAGAAGACATCATTGGCTCCGAGCAGCCATGGTTCACAGGGATGGTCGGTGTGGGAGCTGGCTTCACAGATATGCTGCTTGATGGATCCAGCGTGCATGGTACATCAGAATGCTGGGGTGAATCTAGCAATGGCCATGCTGAGCACAGCAACCAGGTCTCCGGAGATGGAGAGAGCAAGACCTACTGGAGCGGCATCCTCGGCATGGTGAACTCGGAACTGCCATCGCAGCCACCACCATTGCTCTAA
- the LOC104584220 gene encoding NAC domain-containing protein 46, whose protein sequence is MHGVVFNQMEGEWQMGCLPPGFRFFPTDEELVTFYLGNKAMDASFTSAAIRDVDLYKSEPWDLPSTGKAAMTAGSGGDECYYFFCKRSIRYPSGARARRSTAGGYWKSTGKDKDVHCSRESNRLVGTKKTLVFHRGRAPRGEKTSWVMHEYMLLAGQRSRNACSRADQGEWVICRVFVKKPPSDHRTLERDLGQGEALHGQTSPGHLLPMDSDGCNGEEAAERAASQVLSDDPWDTNNRAMTSHENDALVHHVDPSLIVDRPSCASPFWPLYDDDQLGPYCSTSTLHILQQRSSLISATDDLPELLEYGGYDIPKRGASPGSELTSSSEAEISYISVVPLHLDESYWNFGC, encoded by the exons ATGCATGGCGTTGTTTTCAACCAGATGGAAGGGGAGTGGCAAATGGGGTGCTTACCGCCGGGGTTCCGGTTCTTCCCGACCGACGAGGAGCTCGTCACCTTCTACCTCGGCAACAAGGCCATGGACGCCAGCTTCACTTCCGCCGCAATCCGCGACGTCGACCTCTACAAGTCCGAACCATGGGACCTGCCTT CCACGGGCAAGGCGGCAATGACGGCCGGATCAGGAGGAGACGAGTGCTACTACTTCTTCTGCAAGAGGAGCATCAGGTACCCGTCCGGTGCACGCGCCCGGCGCTCGACCGCCGGCGGGTATTGGAAGTCGACGGGCAAGGACAAGGACGTGCACTGCAGCAGGGAAAGCAATCGACTCGTCGGCACCAAGAAGACGCTTGTGTTCCACCGCGGCAGGGCGCCGAGAGGGGAGAAGACCAGCTGGGTCATGCACGAGTACATGCTGCTGGCGGGGCAGAGAAGCAGGAACGCCTGTTCCAGAGCTGATCAG GGCGAGTGGGTGATCTGCAGGGTGTTCGTGAAGAAGCCTCCAAGTGATCACAGGACGTTGGAGAGGGACCTGGGGCAGGGAGAGGCATTGCATGGGCAAACATCTCCAGGGCATCTCCTTCCAATGGACTCAGATGGTTGCAACGGCGAGGAGGCAGCAGAGCGAGCGGCATCGCAGGTGCTCTCTGACGACCCATGGGATACAAATAACCGTGCCATGACCTCCCATGAGAATGATGCCTTGGTTCATCACGTGGATCCGTCATTGATCGTGGACCGTCCAAGCTGCGCCTCACCATTTTGGCCTCTCTATGACGACGACCAGCTGGGACCGTACTGTTCTACTTCTACCTTGCACATATTGCAGCAGCGTTCCAGCTTGATCAGTGCTACAGACGATCTGCCAGAGCTTCTGGAGTACGGTGGCTACGACATACCAAAGCGCGGTGCTTCGCCAGGAAGCGAGCtcaccagcagcagcgaggCAGAGATCTCGTACATTTCTGTCGTCCCTCTTCACCTCGATGAGTCCTACTGGAACTTTGGTTGCTGA